From the Butyrivibrio fibrisolvens genome, one window contains:
- the def gene encoding peptide deformylase produces the protein MAIRQIREFGDDVLEKKCKPVREMTDSIQELIDDMFETMYEANGVGLAAPQVGILKRIMVIDCTGEDPFVFINPEILETSGEQTGYEGCLSIPGKSGVVTRPNYVRVKALDRDMNEFELEAEELFARAICHECEHLDGHMYVEKVAGGVEGLVDNEELYKDEN, from the coding sequence ACTTGAAAAAAAGTGCAAGCCTGTCAGAGAGATGACAGATTCAATACAGGAACTTATCGATGATATGTTCGAAACAATGTATGAAGCAAACGGTGTCGGACTTGCAGCTCCTCAGGTTGGTATTCTTAAAAGAATCATGGTCATCGACTGCACAGGTGAAGACCCATTTGTATTTATCAATCCTGAAATACTTGAGACAAGCGGAGAGCAGACCGGATACGAGGGATGCCTTTCAATCCCGGGTAAGAGCGGCGTTGTGACAAGACCTAATTATGTAAGAGTTAAAGCTCTTGACCGTGACATGAACGAGTTCGAGCTTGAAGCAGAAGAGCTCTTTGCACGTGCAATATGCCATGAATGTGAACACCTTGATGGACATATGTATGTAGAAAAGGTTGCCGGCGGAGTAGAAGGACTTGTAGATAACGAAGAACTTTATAAGGACGAAAACTAA
- the fmt gene encoding methionyl-tRNA formyltransferase has protein sequence MKIVYMGTPDFAAYALKKLYEAGQEIKCVVTQPDKPKGRSGKLVCSPVKEFALEKNLPVYQPEKIKAADSVAYLKNIEADLYVVAAFGQILSQEVLDIPRFGCVNIHASLLPKYRGAAPIQQALLDGNKETGVTLMQMNAGMDTGDILMQESLEITDEDTAGTLFDKLMELGGDMIVRAVPKIEKGELTPVPQDNDKATKVGKFTKEMGLIDWTRDAAYIDRLIRTMDPWPSAYTHMGDKTLKIWKARPVDKTSDAKAGEVFEVSKNTFMVATGKGSLEVHEVQLEGKKRMPAGDFMRGSHLEAGQLFN, from the coding sequence ATGAAAATAGTATATATGGGAACTCCTGATTTTGCTGCATATGCACTTAAAAAGCTCTATGAAGCAGGACAGGAAATAAAATGTGTTGTCACACAACCTGACAAACCAAAAGGAAGAAGCGGTAAGCTCGTATGCTCTCCTGTTAAGGAATTTGCTCTTGAAAAAAATCTTCCGGTATATCAGCCAGAAAAGATAAAGGCAGCAGATAGTGTTGCATATCTTAAAAATATAGAGGCAGATCTGTATGTAGTAGCAGCTTTTGGACAGATACTGTCTCAGGAGGTTCTTGATATTCCAAGGTTTGGATGTGTTAATATACATGCATCACTCCTTCCTAAGTACAGAGGAGCAGCTCCTATTCAACAGGCACTTCTTGATGGCAACAAAGAGACCGGTGTAACACTCATGCAGATGAATGCAGGGATGGATACAGGTGATATCCTCATGCAGGAAAGTCTTGAGATCACTGATGAGGATACAGCAGGTACTCTTTTTGACAAGCTTATGGAACTTGGCGGCGATATGATAGTAAGAGCTGTTCCCAAGATAGAAAAAGGCGAACTTACACCTGTGCCTCAGGATAATGATAAGGCAACCAAAGTTGGTAAGTTTACAAAAGAGATGGGACTGATTGACTGGACCAGGGATGCAGCATATATAGACAGACTTATAAGAACTATGGATCCATGGCCAAGTGCGTATACACATATGGGAGATAAGACTCTTAAGATCTGGAAGGCAAGACCTGTTGATAAGACATCTGATGCAAAGGCCGGCGAAGTATTTGAAGTATCCAAAAATACATTTATGGTAGCAACAGGCAAAGGAAGTCTTGAAGTTCATGAAGTTCAGCTTGAAGGCAAAAAGCGTATGCCGGCAGGTGATTTCATGAGAGGAAGCCATCTGGAAGCAGGCCAGCTTTTTAATTGA
- a CDS encoding zinc metallopeptidase — translation MGYYYFDWTYILVIAGALLSLLASWNVKSSYNRYARIANMRGLTGAEAARRILEANNVMNVQVQHVRGELTDHYDPRTQTVNLSDSVYNSTSVAALGVAAHECGHVMQHETGYVPLQIRTALVPAANIGSRFGIYIVILGLILAFEPLTTIGIWVFSLAVLFQIVTLPVEFDASRRALSMLEGYGMMGQEEVGGARKVLTAAALTYVAAAAASVMSLVRLLILRDNRRR, via the coding sequence ATGGGTTATTATTATTTTGACTGGACATATATTCTTGTAATCGCCGGAGCGCTTCTAAGTCTTCTGGCAAGCTGGAATGTAAAATCGTCATACAACAGATATGCAAGGATTGCTAATATGCGAGGACTCACAGGCGCAGAAGCAGCAAGACGCATCCTGGAAGCCAACAATGTGATGAACGTTCAGGTACAGCATGTAAGAGGAGAACTTACAGACCATTATGATCCGAGAACACAGACAGTTAACCTTTCTGATTCTGTCTACAATTCTACATCTGTTGCGGCGCTTGGCGTAGCAGCACATGAGTGCGGACATGTAATGCAGCATGAGACAGGATATGTTCCGCTTCAGATCCGAACAGCTCTGGTACCGGCTGCCAACATCGGATCAAGATTTGGTATATATATTGTAATACTTGGACTTATACTTGCATTTGAGCCGTTAACAACTATAGGAATCTGGGTATTCTCACTTGCAGTTTTATTCCAGATAGTAACACTTCCTGTAGAATTCGACGCATCAAGAAGAGCACTTTCAATGCTTGAAGGCTACGGAATGATGGGACAGGAAGAAGTTGGCGGAGCAAGGAAAGTACTCACCGCAGCAGCTCTTACATATGTTGCAGCAGCCGCTGCATCTGTGATGAGTCTTGTTAGACTCCTTATACTTAGAGACAACAGAAGAAGATAA
- the rsmB gene encoding 16S rRNA (cytosine(967)-C(5))-methyltransferase RsmB, with translation MISEREIALDIIMETDKGDASHSLIRDVLGKYDYLEPRQKAFIKKLAQGSLERRITLDYITDSFASVKTAKQKPLIRSLLRMSVYQIFYMDQVPDSAAINEAVNLAGKRGFKNLKGFVNGVLRNISRQKDKITFPAPSKKDKKSQITSLSVTYSMPEFICDLFLKNYGYDQTEDILKAFLNPRPVTIRMDERLSKEEMKRLADSMIEESGDNFAIKQHELLPYAYELTHTDNIQYLPGYEEGNWMVQDVSSMLVSEVAGLKKGDVVIDVCSAPGGKALHAAAKLAALEKNAEPCDEKPHVYSRDLTGFKTRIIEENVDRMGLSDIVTVEVHDALEHDEAFENKADVLYCDLPCSGLGIIGRKADIKYGASQKSLKSLSCLQQKILENVWNYVKPGGIMMYSTCTINPYENEKMVDYICENLPFERVDITMSVPSALRNEESLSKGYLQLLPGVYDTDGFFLAKLRRV, from the coding sequence ATGATTAGTGAAAGAGAAATAGCACTTGATATAATAATGGAAACAGATAAGGGAGATGCATCGCACTCCCTTATTCGTGATGTTCTGGGAAAATATGACTATCTGGAGCCCAGGCAGAAAGCTTTTATCAAAAAGCTGGCCCAGGGAAGTCTTGAACGTCGTATAACACTTGATTATATAACAGATAGCTTTGCAAGTGTCAAAACTGCAAAGCAAAAGCCACTCATAAGAAGTCTTCTTAGGATGAGTGTGTATCAGATTTTCTATATGGATCAGGTTCCTGACAGCGCTGCGATCAACGAAGCAGTTAATCTGGCAGGCAAAAGAGGATTTAAGAATCTCAAGGGATTTGTAAATGGTGTTCTTAGAAATATCTCAAGGCAGAAGGATAAGATAACCTTTCCTGCGCCTTCAAAAAAGGATAAAAAAAGTCAGATCACCAGCCTTTCTGTAACCTATTCCATGCCAGAGTTTATATGTGATCTTTTCCTTAAAAATTATGGATACGATCAGACAGAAGACATTCTTAAAGCTTTTTTAAATCCGCGTCCTGTAACCATCAGGATGGACGAGAGACTGTCCAAGGAGGAAATGAAAAGACTTGCAGACTCTATGATAGAGGAATCCGGAGACAATTTTGCTATCAAGCAGCATGAACTTCTGCCATATGCATATGAGCTGACACACACAGATAATATCCAGTATCTGCCAGGTTATGAAGAAGGCAACTGGATGGTTCAGGACGTTAGCTCGATGCTTGTAAGTGAAGTTGCAGGCCTTAAAAAAGGAGATGTCGTAATAGATGTGTGCAGTGCTCCCGGAGGTAAAGCCTTGCATGCTGCAGCTAAGCTTGCAGCATTGGAAAAAAACGCTGAGCCCTGTGACGAAAAACCTCATGTCTATTCCCGGGATCTTACTGGCTTTAAGACAAGAATAATCGAGGAAAATGTTGATAGAATGGGGCTTTCTGATATCGTGACTGTTGAAGTTCATGATGCTTTGGAACATGATGAAGCTTTTGAAAATAAAGCTGACGTTCTGTACTGCGATCTGCCATGTTCAGGTCTTGGAATTATAGGAAGAAAGGCCGATATAAAGTATGGAGCATCCCAAAAGTCACTTAAATCGCTCTCTTGTTTACAGCAAAAGATCCTTGAAAATGTCTGGAATTATGTAAAACCGGGCGGAATCATGATGTATTCGACCTGTACTATCAACCCTTATGAGAATGAGAAGATGGTTGATTATATCTGTGAGAATC